In Thermococcus stetteri, the DNA window ACGGCTTTCCTGGCGTTCTCGCCGCTTTCGAGAAGGGCGTAGTCGCTTCCATGTGCCCTATCGAAGGCGAGAACTCCCAGGTAGAAGGCGTAAGAGTACGCACTAACAAGATCCTTCTCAAGTGGGTCAGTGAGAGTTCTTGAAACGATTTCTCCCGTAACGTTTGCGAGGAACCCGTCCGTTACGGCCCTTGGCCCGTAGGCATGATACACTGGATACGTCGCGTTGAAGACTGCGTAAACGAACTCGACTGGAACGCCGAGCTGAGATGCAATCGCCTCCGCCGTCTGCGGGTCAAGGCTACCTGTCTGATAGGCGTTCGTCTTAGTTGCCAGAGCCCCGTAAACTCCCATGGTTCCAAGATAGGCACTCGCATAAGAATCGCTGAGGTTGTAGAGCTTGACGTTAAGCAGGGCTATCGTTGAGTTCAACTGCTTAAGCTGAAGGCTGGCCCCGGTTAGGTTCTTGTGAAGCTGGACGTAAGCGGCATCGGTTTCGTTTAGTGCTTCCCTAAGCCCAAGGGTCTGGTTGTACAGGAGGGTTAGGTTGGTCTTAAGCTGAAGGTATGCACTGGCCAGCTCTGGCAGGGTCTCGTTAAGGCGCTTCACCTGGTTTGACAGGTTCTCAACGCCGATAAGGGCCAGCCGGTAGGTCTCGCTCCCGTTTACCGCAGAATCGTAGAGCACCTTGCTCAGGTTGGCCGCCACCTTCGTTATGTTCAGGGTTATGTTGTAGGACTCGTTCTGGAGGAGGTCTAGCGCGTCGTAGTAGGACGTGAAGTTGTCGCCGTAGGGCTTGGCCTCGGCCTTAAACCACTCGTAGGCTTCCCGCGTTCTTGGGTCGTTGACGTTGACCCCGTGTATTATCATGTACGTCTGGTTCTCGCTTGCTGTGAAGCTTTGGAAATCGTCCTCCAGGGTGTCCATGGTCTTGACCGACTCAACGTCCTTCGGCAGGAACTGATCCATGCTGTAGTTGGTAACATCGTTCAGTTTGTAGGCCAAAGGCGTTGCCAGGATCACCACCAGGATCCACAGCACTACGAAGGCCTTTGCGTGCCTTACGACCCAGTCGTTCCAGGCCATTCCACATCACCTATGACGCTTATCAACATGAAGTTTCTAAACATGTTGAATTTCGACATGTCATTGAGAGAAGCATTTATAAGGATTTTGGTCGAAGGCTTTGACAACGGTGATACCAATGGAAAAGAAAGCGGACGTTGAAAGGAGAATAATAAAGAGCCTCTTTACTGTGCCCCTAAAGGACATCATTCTAGTCATCGTCGGCCTTAAGGGAGAAGCCCACGGCTATGAGATCCTGAAGGAGCTTGAAAAGCTGGCCATCGGCCTCTGGAAGCCCAGCCACAGCAACCTCTACACGATTCTGAACAAGATGGTTGATGAGGGCCTGCTGGAGCCGAGGGAAGAGTACCGTGGAAGGGTGAGGCGCGTTAAGTACAGCCTGACCGACAAGGGGTGGGAGTACCTCAAGACTTCAAACAACCTGACGCTGAGGATACTCTACACTGCCATCGAGTACCATGAGGCTATAAAGAAAAAGCTTGAGGGGGTCGGAAAGAGGAGACAGATGCACAGAGAAACCGTCATGGAGTATCTGGAGCTCCTGAAGAGGATAAGGGACATCCTCGATGAGGAGATATCAACAATAGAAATGGAGCTCAAGGATACCTCCTCATAGCACCCTTCTCCGGAAGAGCAATACAAGCGGAACCAGCCACACCAGGTGGACGGCGAGGGCTATTG includes these proteins:
- a CDS encoding PadR family transcriptional regulator, with the protein product MEKKADVERRIIKSLFTVPLKDIILVIVGLKGEAHGYEILKELEKLAIGLWKPSHSNLYTILNKMVDEGLLEPREEYRGRVRRVKYSLTDKGWEYLKTSNNLTLRILYTAIEYHEAIKKKLEGVGKRRQMHRETVMEYLELLKRIRDILDEEISTIEMELKDTSS